One genomic window of Monodelphis domestica isolate mMonDom1 chromosome 1, mMonDom1.pri, whole genome shotgun sequence includes the following:
- the FAXDC2 gene encoding fatty acid hydroxylase domain-containing protein 2 — MKGKVGDPLPSERPKQEGYIWGSMRRTAFILGSGLLMFVAFWNSVTWHLQKFWGASGHFWQAQWEKLLSTFAEKEWILFYLGVALIPSILFWSFNALLLVVDTTGKPHFISRYRIQDGKNDPVDPTKLRQALRTVIFNQYVVSFLMLVVFYPIFKWRGDPCRPELPTFHWFLLELSVFTLIEEVLFYYSHRLLHHSIFYKRFHKKHHEWTAPIGVVSLYAHPVEHVVSNMIPVTLGPMVMGSHLSSITMWFSLALIVTTISHCGYHLPFLPSPEFHDYHHLKFNQCYGVLGVLDHLHGTDTTFKQTKAYERHVLLLSLTPLSESIPDPPKKIE, encoded by the exons atgaagGGGAAAGTCGGGGACCCGCTGCCAAGTGAGAGGCCAAAGCAG GAGGGGTATATCTGGGGCTCAATGAGGAGGACAGCCTTCATCCTGGGCTCTGGTCTGCTGATGTTTGTGGCTTTTTGGAACTCTGTGACCTG GCATCTACAAAAATTCTGGGGTGCCTCTGGACACTTCTGGCAAGCCCAGTGGGAGAAGCTTCTTTCTACTTTTGCGGAAAAGGAGTGGATTCTCTTCTATCTAG GTGTAGCCCTTATTCCTTCCATACTGTTTTGGAGTTTTAATGCCCTTCTTCTGGTGGTGGACACAACTGGGAAGCCACATTTTATCTCCCGGTACCGAATTCAAGATGGCAAGAATGATCCT GTGGACCCGACGAAACTCCGCCAGGCCCTCAGGACAGTCATCTTCAACcaatatgttgtctccttcctcATGCTGGTGGTGTTCTACCCCATCTTCAAGTGGCGAGGAGATCCTTGCCGCCCCGAGCTGCCCACCTTTCACTGGTTCCTCCTAGAGCTGTCTGTCTTCACACTAATAGAAGAAGTCCTGTTCTACTACTCACACCG GCTCCTTCATCACTCCATATTCTATAAGCGATTCCATAAGAAACACCATGAGTGGACAGCCCCCATCGGTGTGGTCTCTCTCTATGCTCATCCTGTGGAGCATGTG GTCTCCAACATGATTCCAGTCACGTTAGGTCCCATGGTAATGGGCTCTCACCTGTCCTCCATCACCATGTGGTTTTCCTTGGCTCTCATCGTCACCACCATTTCTCACTGTGGCTACCATCTGCCTTTTCTGCCTTCACCAGAATTCCATGACTACCATCACCTCAA ATTCAACCAGTGCTACGGAGTGCTGGGGGTACTTGACCATCTGCATGGGACCGATACCACATTCAAGCAAACGAAGGCCTATGAAAGACACGTGCTGCTCCTGAGCCTTACTCCCCTCTCTGAGAGCATCCCCGACCCGCCCAAGAAGATAGAGTGA